A genomic stretch from Erysipelothrix sp. HDW6C includes:
- the mutY gene encoding A/G-specific adenine glycosylase: protein MTFTDRLITWYRANKRELPFRSQRDPYKIWVSEIMAQQTQIATMIPYYNRWIEKYPTVDILANADIDEVLKMWEGLGYYRRARNLHKGAQYVVEHFDSSLPADKKKLMEIPGIGDYTSSAIASIAFDLPEIVIDGNVKRVMARYLNYTENVNARKAHTVFDAFLKQELLKDGASPNEFNQALMELGALVCTPSNTTCEGCPFEEMCACWRGEVVGVVPFVPKAKPVPSYDKSVFILVQDGKILISNEHDDGLMEGLFRLPQIEGHLDKEEDYALVHKFSHLHWNIKAYIVDSVDIHHNWFFVPLEDVVSTHPVVTAHRKILQKLHIL from the coding sequence ATGACTTTTACAGATAGATTAATTACATGGTACCGCGCAAATAAACGCGAGCTTCCGTTTCGTAGCCAACGTGATCCCTATAAAATTTGGGTTAGCGAAATTATGGCACAACAAACGCAGATAGCCACAATGATTCCTTATTACAACAGGTGGATTGAGAAGTATCCAACTGTTGATATTTTAGCAAATGCTGACATTGATGAAGTTCTAAAAATGTGGGAAGGTCTTGGGTATTATCGACGTGCACGAAACCTTCATAAAGGCGCACAGTACGTTGTTGAGCACTTCGACAGTTCATTGCCTGCTGATAAGAAGAAACTCATGGAGATACCCGGTATTGGCGACTATACGTCCAGTGCCATCGCATCGATTGCTTTTGATTTACCCGAAATTGTAATTGATGGCAATGTGAAGCGTGTTATGGCGCGTTATTTGAACTATACTGAGAACGTGAACGCTCGTAAAGCCCATACAGTCTTTGACGCATTCTTAAAACAAGAACTCCTTAAGGATGGTGCATCCCCCAATGAGTTTAATCAAGCACTCATGGAACTTGGGGCTTTAGTATGTACACCATCAAACACAACCTGTGAAGGATGTCCTTTTGAAGAAATGTGCGCATGTTGGCGTGGTGAAGTCGTGGGTGTTGTACCGTTTGTTCCCAAAGCAAAGCCTGTTCCCAGTTATGATAAGTCAGTCTTTATCTTGGTCCAAGATGGTAAAATCCTTATCTCAAACGAACATGATGATGGACTGATGGAAGGTCTCTTCCGACTTCCACAAATCGAAGGTCACTTGGATAAAGAAGAAGATTATGCTCTAGTTCATAAGTTCTCACACCTTCATTGGAATATCAAGGCATACATTGTCGATTCTGTCGATATCCATCATAATTGGTTTTTTGTACCCCTTGAAGATGTTGTTTCGACCCACCCTGTGGTTACAGCACATCGTAAGATACTTCAAAAACTGCATATATTATAA
- a CDS encoding antibiotic biosynthesis monooxygenase: protein MEYVDIKSFEIVKGTGAAFGKNFYDHTIVRGFPGLAAFEVGMNSSNPDYDLVVVTITWVDKEAYLNFKKSDVHAASHKQRTPNPNMIRHHSMNFEKVHTLIVD, encoded by the coding sequence ATGGAATACGTGGATATCAAAAGTTTTGAAATTGTAAAAGGAACGGGAGCAGCGTTTGGTAAGAACTTCTATGACCATACAATTGTCAGAGGGTTTCCAGGACTTGCTGCCTTTGAGGTAGGGATGAACAGTTCCAACCCAGATTATGATTTGGTTGTTGTCACGATTACATGGGTTGATAAAGAAGCCTATCTTAACTTCAAAAAGAGTGATGTTCATGCAGCATCTCACAAACAACGCACACCCAACCCAAATATGATTCGACATCACTCAATGAACTTCGAAAAAGTTCACACACTAATCGTAGACTGA
- a CDS encoding HdeD family acid-resistance protein: MDLNKKEKITLYLQLLLSVALVTLGILFIYRDNLMWSLIFWAIIAALIGTALLSIYRSIVNRDIFQALIGLGSVMLAVIFYRFDRLYIEIFAIAFGTWALFNAAVHGLEFFVHVKDNTRGKFTSLFATLISLGMGLLLIFSGVESRFIINLQIGAYIILFGIVQGFSSIRVLFKKEVRVSLSAPVVVAALIPNFLIKNISAIELQNPEVFSEDVRETKGNNLSVYLYAKDEGHERIGHLDIGYKGGIYSYGAHDNFNRAKSMAYGDGVMIVGSEKDFVQYAVNTGTTVFRFVVQLTELQAEMIEERIAVILNDAYFYDYPYQDDPEGENYLSRLRHAGLHVDFYKFHKGKFKTYNVFTTNCVLVADQIVESTGMKLFQISGVATPGAYYEYLDSQINKPGSIVVGKEVYRKAHPIAVIKE, translated from the coding sequence ATGGACCTAAATAAGAAAGAGAAGATTACGTTGTATCTACAACTGCTACTGAGTGTAGCCTTGGTTACATTGGGAATTCTCTTTATATATCGTGATAATTTAATGTGGTCACTTATCTTTTGGGCAATCATCGCCGCATTAATTGGTACTGCGTTACTTTCAATATACCGCAGTATCGTCAATCGTGATATTTTCCAAGCGCTCATTGGTTTGGGTTCAGTGATGCTCGCTGTTATTTTCTATCGATTTGATCGATTGTATATTGAAATATTTGCAATTGCATTTGGAACGTGGGCTCTTTTTAATGCCGCGGTTCATGGTTTGGAATTCTTTGTTCACGTTAAAGATAATACTCGTGGTAAATTTACGAGTTTATTTGCAACATTAATATCGCTAGGAATGGGTCTCTTACTCATTTTTAGTGGTGTTGAGTCCCGATTTATTATCAATTTACAAATCGGTGCTTACATAATCCTTTTTGGAATTGTACAAGGATTTTCATCCATACGTGTCCTTTTTAAGAAAGAAGTCCGAGTTAGCCTTTCGGCACCCGTTGTTGTGGCGGCTTTGATTCCTAATTTTCTAATCAAAAATATTAGTGCCATAGAACTTCAAAACCCTGAGGTTTTCTCAGAAGATGTACGTGAAACGAAAGGGAATAATCTCTCTGTTTATTTATACGCCAAAGATGAAGGTCATGAGCGTATTGGTCACCTTGACATTGGCTACAAGGGTGGAATTTACTCATATGGCGCTCACGACAACTTTAATCGCGCAAAATCAATGGCGTATGGAGATGGTGTGATGATTGTGGGGAGTGAAAAAGACTTTGTTCAGTATGCCGTCAATACAGGAACTACAGTGTTTCGCTTTGTGGTTCAACTTACGGAGTTGCAAGCAGAAATGATTGAAGAGCGTATTGCTGTTATTCTGAATGATGCCTACTTCTACGATTATCCCTATCAAGATGACCCTGAAGGTGAAAACTACCTTTCACGTTTACGTCATGCCGGTTTGCATGTCGATTTTTATAAGTTTCACAAAGGGAAATTTAAAACATACAATGTGTTTACAACAAACTGTGTCCTCGTTGCCGATCAAATTGTTGAATCAACGGGTATGAAATTATTTCAAATTAGTGGTGTTGCAACACCGGGTGCTTATTATGAGTACCTAGACTCGCAAATAAATAAACCCGGTTCAATTGTAGTGGGAAAAGAAGTCTATCGAAAAGCCCATCCAATAGCTGTAATCAAGGAGTAA
- a CDS encoding A24 family peptidase, whose translation MFLIGLCVGSFLGVIIDRIPQNVSIIHGRSHCTSCNEFLALFDMIPLLSFIVLHGRCRRCNHPIPRFTFYVEGLTAGLFLFVRYTQPFTIDTLILLVFLSTLIIVSGIDWFTLIINNRFIVLIASLAIVRIVLGYIHLYSALIGSILIAFPLALIAKLTHGVGWGDVKLMAVCGLYLGPTTIAISFILSSLLGGLYALKMILCHQNTREPIPFAPLLCIGMILSIFCKDSILLLLLPQ comes from the coding sequence ATGTTTTTAATCGGTTTGTGTGTCGGTTCATTTCTTGGCGTCATTATTGATCGCATTCCCCAAAATGTGTCAATCATTCATGGACGATCGCATTGCACTTCCTGTAATGAGTTTCTTGCTTTGTTTGATATGATTCCACTACTCTCTTTTATCGTACTGCACGGCAGGTGTCGCAGGTGTAATCATCCCATTCCCCGTTTTACATTTTATGTTGAAGGTTTGACTGCAGGGCTGTTTCTCTTTGTAAGATACACCCAACCATTTACAATCGATACCCTCATTTTACTTGTATTTCTTTCAACACTCATTATTGTCAGTGGTATTGATTGGTTTACACTCATCATCAACAATCGTTTCATTGTTTTAATTGCAAGTCTAGCAATCGTGCGAATCGTACTTGGATATATTCATTTGTATTCCGCTCTTATCGGCAGCATCTTGATTGCTTTCCCTTTAGCACTCATTGCGAAACTTACCCACGGTGTTGGCTGGGGCGATGTAAAACTCATGGCAGTCTGTGGGTTGTATCTTGGACCTACAACGATTGCAATCAGTTTTATCTTAAGCAGTCTTCTTGGTGGGCTGTATGCATTGAAAATGATACTATGCCATCAAAACACACGCGAACCCATTCCCTTTGCTCCGCTACTCTGTATCGGCATGATACTGAGCATTTTCTGCAAAGATAGCATCCTTCTGCTCCTTTTACCACAATAA
- a CDS encoding hydroxymethylglutaryl-CoA reductase, degradative produces the protein MYDKFYKKTSQERRDILDADGRYNLELDTPLGQEIAEQMVENAVSTYELPLGVATNFLINQKDYVVAMATEEPSVIAAASNAAKIMRTNGGIQAHVKSRIMTGQIAFPNPKHSTEMQSYIDEHTDALANICHNAYPSIVKRGGGVRSISHRFVDGGDKTSFFIVYLSIDTQEAMGANMMNTMLETLSSYLQSKFDETPLMSILSNLATECIVSATVTIDPKTLKHSEDIGLRLKQASDLAQLDPYRAATHNKGTMNGIDAVVIATGNDWRAIEAAAHAYASRSGSYQPLATWDVNESGFIVGSIELPMPIGTVGGSIGIHPKAKLSKEVMRYESAIELMEVIASVGLSQNFAALYALTTVGIQKGHMQLQARSLALNAGAPLDKLDLIVAELTQRKPMNLETAQSIVSEYTKI, from the coding sequence ATGTACGATAAATTTTATAAGAAAACTTCACAAGAACGTCGTGACATCTTAGATGCCGATGGTCGCTATAACCTTGAGCTTGATACACCACTCGGCCAAGAAATCGCGGAACAAATGGTCGAGAACGCAGTGTCAACCTATGAATTACCCCTTGGTGTTGCCACAAACTTCTTAATCAATCAAAAAGACTATGTTGTGGCAATGGCAACTGAAGAACCTTCAGTTATAGCCGCTGCCAGCAATGCTGCCAAAATTATGCGAACCAACGGCGGCATTCAGGCCCACGTTAAAAGCCGTATCATGACAGGACAGATTGCATTTCCTAATCCAAAGCACAGTACAGAAATGCAATCTTATATTGATGAGCATACCGACGCGCTTGCAAATATTTGCCACAACGCATACCCTTCCATCGTAAAACGCGGTGGTGGTGTTCGTTCCATATCACATCGCTTTGTCGACGGCGGTGATAAAACATCATTTTTTATTGTCTATCTTTCAATTGATACCCAAGAAGCAATGGGTGCAAACATGATGAATACAATGCTTGAAACATTGTCATCCTACTTGCAATCGAAGTTTGATGAAACACCCTTAATGAGTATCTTATCGAACCTTGCAACGGAGTGTATCGTCAGTGCAACGGTTACAATAGACCCCAAGACTCTAAAGCACTCAGAAGATATCGGTCTTCGTCTCAAACAAGCATCAGACCTTGCACAATTGGATCCCTACCGGGCGGCAACACACAATAAGGGAACGATGAACGGTATTGACGCTGTTGTTATTGCCACAGGTAATGATTGGCGTGCGATCGAAGCTGCTGCGCATGCTTATGCTTCACGTTCTGGGAGCTACCAACCTCTTGCGACATGGGACGTCAATGAGTCTGGATTCATTGTTGGTAGTATCGAATTACCCATGCCCATTGGAACTGTAGGTGGATCAATTGGTATTCATCCAAAAGCGAAACTAAGCAAAGAAGTTATGCGGTATGAATCCGCAATTGAACTTATGGAAGTCATCGCCAGCGTTGGCTTATCGCAAAACTTTGCCGCCCTTTATGCACTCACTACCGTCGGCATTCAAAAAGGGCATATGCAGCTCCAAGCACGCTCACTCGCCCTCAACGCAGGTGCTCCTTTGGATAAACTGGATTTGATTGTTGCGGAGTTGACACAACGAAAACCTATGAATCTTGAAACCGCACAGTCCATAGTCTCAGAGTATACTAAGATTTAA
- a CDS encoding L-lactate dehydrogenase codes for MKTNKISIIGAGFVGSTTAFALMNSNVASEIVIVDINKDKAKGEAMDLDQGQVFVSPIKIIAGDYPETAGSDIVIITAGLAQKPGETRIDLVNRNIEIYKQLIPSIVEYNPDAILLVVSNPVDILAQITYKLSGFPAERVIGSGTVLDTARFQAELSNKFKVDARNIHANIIGEHGDSEIATWSLTTIAGLTIEQYCANMDIEFSESMRDQITEDVKTAAYKIIDWKGYTNYAVALAVTRIVKAILRDEKSILTVSSLLQGDYGIEDVYISVPTIVGRNGVRHTVEVPYSSNEVAALQESAQMLKEIIDQSNL; via the coding sequence ATGAAAACAAATAAAATTTCAATCATTGGTGCAGGATTTGTCGGCTCTACCACCGCATTTGCATTAATGAACAGCAATGTTGCTTCAGAGATTGTGATTGTTGATATCAACAAGGACAAAGCCAAAGGTGAAGCAATGGATTTGGATCAAGGTCAAGTATTCGTTTCACCAATTAAAATTATAGCTGGGGACTATCCAGAAACAGCAGGGTCCGATATTGTAATTATCACCGCTGGTTTGGCACAAAAACCAGGTGAGACACGTATTGACTTGGTAAACCGTAACATTGAAATATACAAACAACTAATCCCAAGCATTGTTGAGTACAATCCCGATGCAATTCTATTGGTTGTATCAAACCCCGTAGATATTTTGGCACAAATTACCTATAAACTTTCAGGATTTCCTGCAGAACGTGTTATTGGGTCTGGAACGGTTCTTGATACCGCGCGTTTCCAAGCAGAATTGTCCAATAAGTTTAAAGTTGACGCGCGCAACATTCATGCAAACATTATTGGTGAACATGGTGACAGTGAAATTGCAACATGGTCACTTACAACAATCGCTGGTTTAACCATCGAACAATACTGCGCTAACATGGATATTGAATTTAGTGAGAGCATGCGTGATCAAATCACAGAAGACGTTAAAACAGCTGCTTACAAAATCATTGATTGGAAAGGATATACCAACTATGCTGTTGCGCTTGCTGTAACACGTATTGTTAAAGCAATCCTTCGCGATGAGAAATCAATTCTTACAGTTTCGAGCTTACTTCAAGGTGATTATGGAATTGAAGATGTTTATATCTCAGTGCCAACAATTGTTGGTCGTAACGGAGTCCGTCATACTGTAGAAGTTCCTTACAGTTCAAATGAGGTCGCTGCATTGCAAGAATCAGCACAAATGCTGAAAGAAATTATCGATCAATCAAATTTATAG
- a CDS encoding immunity 22 family protein encodes MIFDYYEENKPFVSLWLGNFENVEQLQRYVATVYLDFDAENGDLEWQQKRNQWFLPTNANRVGECELYQGSDESFNQFEYDFECYFDPDFMEVSFRNPTSDWIQLIENHSYYAQFKDIPITLTQTYNAVILIYNCAYDGHIANHTTDDYSLDYIAHFPYVKTP; translated from the coding sequence TTGATATTCGATTATTATGAGGAAAACAAACCTTTTGTATCACTGTGGTTGGGAAACTTTGAAAACGTAGAGCAACTTCAGCGCTATGTCGCAACCGTTTATTTAGATTTCGACGCCGAAAATGGCGATTTGGAATGGCAACAAAAGCGCAATCAGTGGTTCTTACCCACAAATGCAAACCGCGTGGGTGAGTGTGAACTGTACCAGGGAAGTGATGAATCCTTCAATCAATTTGAATATGATTTTGAGTGTTACTTTGACCCTGACTTCATGGAAGTGAGTTTTCGAAATCCCACTTCCGATTGGATTCAACTTATTGAAAACCATTCCTATTACGCGCAGTTTAAAGATATCCCAATTACGCTAACTCAAACTTATAACGCAGTAATCCTAATCTATAATTGCGCATATGATGGGCATATTGCCAATCATACAACTGATGACTACAGTCTTGATTATATCGCGCATTTTCCTTATGTGAAAACACCTTAA